A window of the Streptomyces formicae genome harbors these coding sequences:
- a CDS encoding oxidoreductase — MTEPQGMDMPDDLTTAERAMWTAFENGRTCDLRDRDPFGNDPFAGPVWGPERSVRADVVAHLLLHGPPPRPGRVCALKLRGAYITGRLALAGGTIAPYVELAGCRFENEIKLPEAHFTTVRMVDCAIPRLEAARLHTEGDLHLPRCRVEHGIRLTDAQIGTDLLINQIRVGPDRRGRAIAADGLSVAQDLQAELIETRGEVSLRGAKVGVSLSLRGSRLRAVEGRRALNAPQLTVERTLYMTRAWVNGAGDQGATPPFGVVAGAAGGAGAAAAGAGAGVIAGGRAPGAREQRFECHGGVRLDDGRFGDAIDFHQARFVLSDARREELSLRRIATPELRFNGERPQEGRVVLNGAKVVTLIDLSTSWPGPGGLAMGGFVYENLVPYSRFPLARRLEWVAAATPEYAPEPYERLAAVLRNSGEDADAREVLLAKQRRRRETLPLAAKLWGYLQDWTVAYGYRPGRAALWMAVLWAAGAVAFSRYHPAAIKPDEHPVWNPSLFALDLLIPVINLGQDGYWRLEGHWQWAAAALILLGWILATTVAAGASRLLRRS, encoded by the coding sequence TTGACCGAGCCGCAGGGCATGGACATGCCCGACGATCTGACCACGGCCGAGCGGGCCATGTGGACGGCGTTCGAGAACGGGAGGACATGCGACCTGCGCGACCGTGATCCCTTCGGCAACGATCCGTTCGCCGGGCCGGTCTGGGGGCCGGAGCGCAGCGTGCGGGCCGATGTGGTCGCCCATTTGCTGCTGCACGGCCCGCCCCCGCGGCCAGGCCGGGTCTGCGCGCTCAAGCTGCGCGGGGCGTACATCACGGGAAGGCTCGCCCTCGCGGGCGGCACCATCGCGCCGTACGTGGAGCTGGCCGGCTGCCGCTTCGAGAACGAGATCAAGCTGCCCGAGGCGCACTTCACGACGGTGCGCATGGTCGACTGCGCCATACCCCGGCTGGAGGCGGCACGGCTGCACACCGAGGGAGACCTGCATCTGCCGCGCTGCCGCGTGGAGCACGGGATACGCCTCACGGACGCGCAGATCGGCACGGATCTGCTGATCAACCAGATCCGGGTGGGGCCCGACCGGCGGGGCAGGGCGATCGCCGCGGACGGGCTGTCCGTCGCACAGGACCTCCAGGCGGAGCTGATCGAGACACGGGGCGAGGTCAGCCTGCGGGGCGCGAAGGTCGGCGTGTCGCTGAGCCTGCGCGGCAGCCGGCTGCGGGCGGTGGAGGGACGCCGCGCGCTCAACGCCCCGCAGCTGACGGTGGAGCGCACGCTGTACATGACGCGGGCCTGGGTGAACGGGGCGGGCGATCAGGGGGCGACGCCGCCGTTCGGCGTGGTGGCCGGGGCGGCCGGTGGCGCCGGTGCGGCTGCGGCTGGAGCTGGGGCTGGGGTGATCGCCGGTGGGCGGGCTCCCGGCGCGCGGGAGCAGCGCTTCGAGTGCCACGGCGGGGTGCGGCTGGACGACGGGCGGTTCGGCGACGCGATCGACTTCCACCAGGCGCGGTTCGTGCTGTCGGACGCCCGGCGCGAGGAGCTGTCGCTGCGCCGCATCGCCACCCCCGAGCTGCGCTTCAACGGGGAGCGGCCGCAGGAGGGGCGCGTCGTGCTCAACGGCGCGAAGGTCGTCACGCTGATCGACCTGTCGACGAGCTGGCCGGGTCCCGGCGGGCTCGCGATGGGCGGCTTCGTGTACGAGAACCTCGTCCCGTACAGCCGCTTCCCGCTGGCGCGGCGGCTGGAGTGGGTGGCCGCGGCGACCCCGGAGTACGCACCCGAGCCGTACGAACGCCTGGCGGCGGTGCTCCGCAACAGCGGCGAGGACGCGGACGCGCGCGAGGTGCTCCTCGCCAAGCAGCGGCGGCGGCGCGAGACGCTGCCGCTCGCGGCGAAGCTGTGGGGGTACCTCCAGGACTGGACCGTGGCGTACGGCTACCGGCCGGGGCGGGCGGCGCTGTGGATGGCGGTGCTGTGGGCGGCGGGCGCGGTGGCGTTCTCGCGGTACCACCCCGCGGCGATCAAGCCGGACGAACACCCGGTGTGGAACCCGTCCTTGTTCGCCCTGGACCTGCTGATCCCGGTGATCAACCTCGGCCAGGACGGCTACTGGAGGCTTGAGGGCCACTGGCAGTGGGCGGCGGCGGCGCTGATACTGCTGGGCTGGATCCTGGCGACGACGGTGGCGGCGGGCGCGTCGCGGCTGCTGCGCCGCAGCTGA
- a CDS encoding LON peptidase substrate-binding domain-containing protein — MTTARLPLFPLNAVLFPGLVLPLNVFEERYRAMMRELLKTDESEPRRFAVVAIRDGREVAPTAPGMPDPTALPDKGPAAGFGSDPIQSFHRVGCIADAATIRERENGSFEVLATGTTRVKLLSVDASGPFLTAELEEIPEESGDGAGALAEGVLRAFRSYQKRLAGARERSLSTGADLPDEPSVVSYLVAAAAVLDTPAKQRLLQAPDTATRLREELTLLRSETAVIRHLPSLPAVELTRSPTSPN; from the coding sequence GTGACCACCGCTCGCCTGCCCCTCTTCCCGCTCAACGCGGTACTTTTCCCTGGCCTCGTCCTGCCGCTGAACGTCTTCGAGGAGCGTTATCGCGCCATGATGCGCGAACTGCTGAAGACCGACGAGTCCGAACCCCGCCGGTTCGCCGTGGTCGCCATCCGCGACGGCCGCGAAGTCGCGCCCACCGCGCCGGGGATGCCGGACCCGACCGCGCTGCCCGACAAGGGCCCGGCGGCGGGGTTCGGCTCCGATCCGATCCAGTCCTTCCACCGGGTGGGCTGCATCGCCGACGCCGCGACGATCCGCGAGCGGGAGAACGGCAGCTTCGAGGTGCTCGCGACCGGCACGACCCGGGTCAAGCTGCTCTCCGTCGATGCCAGCGGTCCCTTCCTGACCGCCGAACTGGAGGAGATCCCGGAGGAGTCCGGGGACGGGGCGGGGGCGCTCGCCGAAGGTGTACTGCGGGCGTTCCGCAGCTACCAGAAGCGGCTGGCCGGCGCGCGGGAGCGTTCGCTGTCGACGGGCGCCGACCTGCCTGACGAGCCGTCGGTCGTGTCGTACCTGGTGGCCGCCGCGGCCGTGCTGGACACCCCGGCGAAGCAGCGGCTGCTGCAGGCGCCGGACACGGCGACGCGGCTTCGCGAGGAGCTGACGCTGCTGCGGTCCGAGACCGCGGTGATACGGCACCTCCCCTCGCTGCCCGCGGTCGAGCTGACCCGGTCACCGACGAGCCCGAACTGA
- the ybaK gene encoding Cys-tRNA(Pro) deacylase: MAKKAKKQQGGGGTPATVALTAAGTDFTVHAYEHDPASASYGEEAADALGVSPERVFKTLVADVDGELTVAVVPVAGQLDLKALATAVGGKRATMADPAAAERTTGYVRGGISPLGQRKRLRTVLDASASAHPTICVSAGRRGLEVELAPSDLAALTDAVLAPIGRA; this comes from the coding sequence TTGGCGAAGAAGGCGAAGAAGCAGCAGGGCGGCGGCGGTACGCCGGCGACGGTGGCGCTGACCGCCGCGGGTACGGACTTCACGGTCCACGCGTACGAGCACGACCCGGCGTCCGCCTCGTACGGCGAGGAGGCGGCCGATGCGCTCGGCGTCTCCCCCGAGCGCGTCTTCAAGACGCTCGTTGCGGACGTGGACGGCGAGCTGACGGTCGCCGTCGTCCCGGTCGCGGGCCAGCTCGACCTGAAGGCGCTCGCCACGGCGGTGGGCGGCAAGCGCGCCACGATGGCCGATCCGGCGGCCGCGGAGCGCACGACCGGCTATGTACGGGGCGGCATCTCGCCGCTGGGCCAGCGCAAGCGGCTGCGGACGGTGCTGGACGCCTCGGCCTCCGCGCACCCGACGATCTGCGTCTCGGCCGGCCGCCGCGGTCTGGAGGTCGAGCTCGCGCCGTCCGACCTCGCGGCGCTCACGGACGCGGTACTGGCGCCGATCGGCCGCGCCTGA
- a CDS encoding DUF2567 domain-containing protein — MTAPLTPPHRPAQHDAPWNPPYPVPPEGGEGQDMKRELRLAAIVLPVVALVGGVVLGLLWLWLAPRVALISTDKAVFVVDTEGEEAAGADGTFVLLALGFGALCAAVVFLLRRRGGIPLVVALALGGLLASGLGWLIGYWFGPEPDVVAHARAVGEGVVFDAPLQLRARAALLAWPVASMVVHLALTALFAPRDPEPDWPAPLGPDGG, encoded by the coding sequence GTGACCGCACCTCTGACGCCGCCCCACCGGCCCGCGCAGCACGACGCGCCCTGGAACCCGCCGTACCCCGTCCCGCCCGAGGGCGGAGAAGGGCAGGACATGAAGAGGGAGCTGCGCCTGGCCGCGATCGTCCTGCCGGTCGTGGCGCTCGTCGGGGGTGTCGTGCTCGGCCTGCTGTGGCTGTGGCTGGCCCCCCGGGTCGCGCTGATCTCCACGGACAAGGCGGTCTTCGTCGTGGACACCGAGGGCGAGGAGGCGGCGGGCGCGGACGGCACGTTCGTGCTGCTGGCGCTCGGCTTCGGGGCGCTGTGCGCGGCGGTGGTCTTCCTGCTCCGCCGGCGCGGCGGGATCCCGCTGGTCGTCGCGCTGGCGCTGGGCGGGCTGCTGGCGTCCGGTCTCGGCTGGCTCATCGGCTACTGGTTCGGCCCCGAGCCGGATGTGGTCGCCCACGCGCGGGCGGTCGGCGAGGGCGTCGTCTTCGACGCCCCGCTCCAGCTGCGCGCCCGCGCGGCGCTGCTGGCGTGGCCGGTGGCGTCGATGGTGGTCCACCTCGCCCTCACCGCGCTCTTCGCTCCGCGGGACCCCGAGCCCGACTGGCCGGCGCCGCTGGGGCCCGACGGGGGCTAG
- a CDS encoding ABC transporter permease: MSIVPAEAVSATVQEAHEVRPGGVRHPLAPRARLLPALAAVYRAQLSRARVARIPLLFVATFQSVGIMVLMRGVVDGGAEARAVVAGSSVLVVAFVALNLLAQYFGQLRASGGLDHYATLPVPPAAVVLGAAGAYASFTVPGTIVTAVIGSVLFGLPLTHLWVLVAVIPLAGAALAGLGAALGLLAPRQELATLLGQLGMSAALLLGVLPAGRLPEPVAYARDLLPSTYGVEALARTFDPHPHWPGVALDLAVCAVVGVVSLAVATWAYRRAAVR, from the coding sequence GTGAGCATCGTGCCCGCGGAGGCCGTGTCCGCGACAGTGCAGGAGGCGCACGAGGTACGCCCGGGCGGCGTCCGGCATCCGCTCGCGCCCCGGGCCAGGCTGCTGCCCGCGCTCGCCGCGGTGTACCGCGCCCAGCTCTCCCGGGCGCGGGTCGCCCGGATACCGCTGCTCTTCGTGGCGACCTTCCAGTCCGTCGGGATCATGGTGCTCATGCGGGGCGTCGTCGACGGCGGTGCCGAGGCGCGCGCCGTCGTCGCCGGGTCGTCGGTGCTGGTCGTGGCGTTCGTCGCGCTCAACCTGCTCGCCCAGTACTTCGGGCAGCTGCGCGCTTCCGGTGGTCTGGACCACTATGCGACGCTGCCGGTGCCGCCCGCGGCGGTGGTGCTCGGCGCGGCGGGGGCGTACGCGTCCTTCACCGTGCCCGGGACGATCGTGACCGCGGTGATCGGGTCGGTGCTCTTCGGGCTGCCCCTCACACATCTGTGGGTGCTGGTGGCGGTGATCCCGCTCGCGGGGGCCGCGCTCGCCGGCCTCGGCGCCGCCCTCGGGCTGCTGGCACCCCGTCAGGAACTCGCGACCCTGCTGGGCCAGTTGGGCATGTCCGCGGCGCTGCTGCTGGGCGTGCTGCCGGCCGGCCGGCTGCCGGAGCCGGTCGCGTACGCGCGCGACCTGCTGCCGTCCACGTACGGGGTCGAGGCCCTGGCCCGTACCTTCGACCCGCATCCGCACTGGCCGGGCGTGGCGTTGGACCTCGCGGTCTGCGCGGTCGTCGGCGTGGTGTCGCTGGCCGTGGCGACGTGGGCGTACCGACGGGCCGCGGTGCGATGA
- a CDS encoding ABC transporter ATP-binding protein, translating to MCVVRDLVKTYPAARARRGTPATPEVRANDGVSLAVGAGEIFGLLGPNGAGKSTLVRQLTGLMRPDSGAVEVLGHDLVRHPERAARLVGYLGQESTALDELTVALAAETTGRLRGLGVREARAERDTVLDELGLTALAGRPLRKLSGGQRRLACFAAALVGERPVLVLDEPTTGMDPVARRAVWAAVDRRRAEHGATVLLVTHNVIEAETVLDRVAVLERGRVIACDTPTGLKERVAGDVRLELVWRERAPLDVPEVAALRASAQESGRRWMLRLSPDEARAAVAAVTGGEAFAALDDFTLATPSLEDVYLALGGHATKGLVKA from the coding sequence GTGTGCGTGGTGCGGGATCTGGTCAAAACGTATCCCGCCGCGCGCGCCCGGCGAGGGACCCCCGCGACCCCCGAGGTGCGTGCCAACGACGGAGTCTCGCTGGCCGTCGGCGCCGGCGAGATCTTCGGGCTGCTCGGCCCCAACGGCGCCGGCAAGTCCACCCTCGTCCGCCAGCTCACCGGTCTGATGCGCCCCGACTCGGGCGCCGTCGAGGTGCTCGGCCACGATCTCGTGCGCCACCCCGAGCGGGCCGCCCGGCTCGTCGGCTACCTCGGCCAGGAGTCCACGGCCCTGGACGAGCTCACCGTCGCGCTCGCCGCCGAGACGACGGGGCGGCTGCGGGGGCTCGGCGTCCGCGAGGCACGGGCCGAGCGCGACACCGTACTCGACGAGCTCGGGCTGACCGCGCTGGCCGGACGTCCCCTGAGGAAGCTGTCCGGTGGCCAGCGCCGGCTCGCCTGCTTCGCCGCCGCGCTCGTCGGCGAGCGGCCGGTCCTCGTCCTGGACGAGCCCACCACCGGAATGGACCCGGTCGCCCGGCGCGCCGTCTGGGCGGCGGTCGACCGCCGCCGCGCCGAGCACGGCGCGACCGTGCTCCTCGTCACCCACAACGTCATCGAGGCCGAGACCGTCCTCGACCGCGTCGCCGTCCTGGAACGCGGCCGGGTCATCGCCTGCGACACGCCCACGGGCCTCAAGGAGCGGGTCGCCGGGGACGTACGGCTCGAGCTGGTGTGGCGCGAGCGGGCGCCGCTCGACGTGCCCGAGGTCGCCGCGCTGCGGGCCTCCGCGCAGGAGTCGGGGCGCCGCTGGATGCTGCGGCTCAGCCCGGACGAGGCGCGGGCCGCCGTCGCCGCGGTGACCGGCGGCGAGGCGTTCGCGGCACTGGACGACTTCACCCTGGCGACGCCGAGCCTGGAGGACGTGTACCTCGCGCTCGGCGGCCATGCGACGAAGGGCCTGGTGAAGGCATGA